Below is a genomic region from Panthera tigris isolate Pti1 chromosome E1, P.tigris_Pti1_mat1.1, whole genome shotgun sequence.
ACCTGGTTGATGAGGGCCTGGTGTCCCGTCATCCGTGCGAGGGGCTTCTTGTCCTCTGCTGGGGACCACAGGAATAAGGTGAAGTCGTCTGAACCAGACACTAGCCTCTCTGGGCCCTGGCCCTAGGAGAGGCAGAAAGCACACCGTGTTGGGCACGGTCTCAGACAGGAGAGCCCGACCTGGGCAGCAAACGCACCACTGATTGCCCAACACCAGCACGGAGGCCAGGACTAGGAGAAATGAGGCCTGGCCTGCTACCAACTCACATGGGACCCCTGGCAGTCACTTCCCCCAAAAGGAAATGTTATGCACCTGGGATAATTCCTAAGATACCTAATCACAAGAAAAAGCAAGGTACAGAATAGTgtattaaaaaagggaaagattttaTGTGTGGGTTTGTACACACGTGTATGTATACTGCATCCTGTGTACACATACACGTGTATGTGGAGGTATGAAGTCTCTGGAAGGAAAGACAGGACACTAGTAGCTCTggatgtttccagaaggaaaggaTGGATGGGCAACAGAGATGGGAGACTTCTTCACCATCTACctttttgtgttctttgaagCCTCGACCACATGAATGTGCTACTTaaattaaacacaataaaaaatacagaaaatgcaaTAAACAGATAAGCAAGTGAACGCAACAAAATCACATGGTCCTATACATTAAGATTTCAGGATTAAAAACTAGGATTTTCATGAAGAACTTTCTGGAAGAGGAACGTCTGAGCTAGGGCTAGAAGGGGGAGGGGCCTGAGTGCCTGCAGAGGGTTTGAGAGACCAGTGGAGGAAGAGTAGGGAGCCGGGCATGCTGGCGGCGGGCACACACTCACCCGCACGAGGCTGTATCGGCTCAGAGCCCTCTCCTTCAACTCCTGCACTGTGGCCAggtaccagaggggagaggaagagatgaGGAACAAGGCTGATTAGAAAATCCAACACAAATGGCAAACACCCCCGGCCCAGGTTGCACAGTAAGCCCGAGAACCGGCTCCTTCCCAGGCAGCCCTCTCCCACGCACTCACAGGACCCTCGGAGATCTTGGGCGTTAACCGAGGCCTCAGCTGGCTCGAAGGCACCCGTGCGCAGGGCGTAGTCAGTGCTGAGTGCCATGGTGTTCACCCAGTGGCCGTGGCCTTGCAGGGTCCGGCACAGCACACCCTAGGGCAGAGGAAGACTGGTCAGACGCACACCCACCCTACTCTCCACCCTAGGGAACTGGTACCCCCAGATTAACCCCAGAAGACAGCGACATGGGACTCAGAATTAGGTCCCTCGTTCATTGTGATCTTAATCAAATCACCGCTCTGGGCTGAAGTCTCTCCTCACTTACAAAATGCAGGTACTGGCCCAGATTGTTGTTTCCAAAAGTATGTTTCATGGAAAGGAACTTAAGTATGTGAGAAGAAAAGGGTTCCAGTCAAGTAACTGCCACATGGGACATGGCAGGTTTAATAAAGCTAACAACAGGCTTCTTGCAGTGGCAATTTCTGGACCACATTAATGAACACTGGAACCTCCACTATCATGCAGCACCAACCACAGGAACCCACTGTTCCTGAAGCACTTCCCGCCACCCGGATCCCAGAACACACTGGTCAACATTCCTTCCAGCCCTGGCATCTCATGGCCCGAGATTTCCCCAGGCTGCTCTCTGGACCCTCCCAGCTCTTACATCGTGAGCCCTCCAGACTTTGATGGTGCGGTCCTGGGAGGCAGAGTAGAGAAGCCCGTCCCCTCCCCACCGGAGACAGGTGACTGACTGTGTGTGCCCGGTGAGGATGCGCTCACAGCGGCCCACAGTTGTATCCCAGACCCGCACGCTGCCATCCTTGGAGCTGCTGGCCACATAGCGGCACTCGGGGTtcctggagaggggaagggagatgtGGCCCCACTTCTGATGTGGGAACGGCAAtagcacctccccctccccccttcttagCTCAAAGGCCAGGGACAATGACTCAACAGCTTCCTGACTCCAAGACCCAGCTGCATTGCAAGGCAACTCTCAGGGCCCATGATGAACAGCCCCCTCTCAAGCAGCACAGATTTGGAAGCCCTAGCCCACTGCCCGCCTTGCCAGTACTGTCAGTCGGGCTGGCCATCCCACCCCCTGAGGCAAAACCCCTCTGCATCAAGCAAGGGAGGAGACCACCTTGAAGCCCTGGCTCCTCACTTCCCCCAGTTCTGTGAGCATCACTTACACGTGGAGGGGCTCCCAGCTCAGGCCTGTGATCCACTTGCTGTGGCCAGCGAGGGGCCTGCCCACCTGCTTCCCTGTGCTTGGGTCCCACAGGAGAATCTGAGGGACAGAAGCTTACTGAATAACCCTCTCCATCCTGTCCCTAGGTCCACCAAAGTTCCTGCCCACTGCCCCCAATCCATCTTTCCCTGAAGACCCCAGAACCTCACTTGACCCATGTCCTAGGAAGGAAGCCCAGAGTCCCTGAGTGGTTACCAATGACCACCATCTACCTGGCCATTCTTGCAGCCCGAGGCCAACTTCTTGCCATCTGGGGACCAGGATATGCTAAGGACCCAGTGTCTGTGTCCtaggaaagcaggggagggagaaagcaagGAGCACATATCTGTctttatccccagtgcctagcatgcCTGACACGCTGCAGAAACTCCTCAACTAGCCCGAGAATAAATGATTGGTCAAACAAAAGGGGAGACGCAGCTTTCTAGGCAAAGGAAGAATTCATCCCAAGTGCTACAGCCGTGCATCCTGCTGCATAGATAGTACTTCCGCTTTCTAATAATTCCTTCCATGATACGTGGTATAAagtttcaaatcctttttttttttttttaccttgaccAAAAGTAAGAAATGCATGCTACCTGGAAACCTAGTATACTCATACATACACGTGAAACTAAAACACATTTCACCAACCAGTAACTACTCTATGTGTGATGTGCTCTGGAATTTGCTTAAGGGTATGGAGCAAAGCAAAAATTATTCCCAATTTTccagatgacaaaactgaagcTTAGGGAGCAGGCCCTACCCACACCCAGCTAGTGTGACCTCAAACTAGCAGCATCAGCACCAGCTGGAAacttgaaatgcaaattctcaggcctcaTCCCAGAACTAAAGAGACAAAAACtcgggggtggggcccagcaaccTGTAGGTTAACAAGCCTCCCTGCTGATTCCagtgctcaagtttgagaaccactgtggtGGGGGTTGGATTTAAGGCAGGTTCTCCTTGCTACTCAGCACAACTCACAACCCCACACTGACTCTCTGGTCCAGTCTCTGGAAGTGGCTGGCTGGGTTCAAGGATAGCCTCTACATAGGAACAGGCAGCTGCTAACTGGGTTAAGGGGTTGAATTGGCTCTGGGCCTCCTCAGAAACTAAAGAGCTGAGTAAATGATCACCCACCTACCACTGGGTTAAGACCCTCCCTCTAAATGGCTAACTGCATACTGACCCTGGCATGTGAAATGGGGTGTCTCGGTGCTGAGATCCCAGAAGCGCACAGTGGTGTCTCCGGAGCCACTGGCCAGGTAcctgaggaagaagagaggacacCTGACCTCTGCAGTGGGGACAAGGGGTAGGGCTTACACCAAAACAGGGCACATGTGCATTTTGGCTGCCTATTCAATTGTCTTCTGCGCATACAGTCTGGGACTGgacttttctccctcccctgagGAGGAGAAGTATAACACTGATACCATATGGGAGAAGAACCCCCTACCTCAAGGCAGCCatatctctcttcttcctttctaaaaggAATGGCCACAGCCATAATCAGATTTAGAATTTCTCGTTATCTGTGTAGGATTGCGAAAAGCAAACAAATTCAGTTTCACAGAtgatgaaataagtcagaaagtgATTTGTCTGGGGCACACCGCCAGGAAGCCTACAGTTCAGCTCTCCTGAGATCAAGGCCAAGAAAGGCCCTTCCAATATGGGTGTCCTTCAAAACCAAACCCCACTGGGGAAGTCCTCTACCTGGAACCCATGCCCTGAGCTCAGGTCTATGATAGGCAGCCTGAGGTCCCATTGATTGTTAACTTGGGGtatctgccccaccccagccagagGCTGTACCCCCACATTCTATTCTACGATTCTGCAACTGTCCTTACTTTCCTGTGGGGCTGAAGGCCACAGAAATGACTGCCTCGCTGTGACCTTCCAAAGAGCTGGTGCAGCGGGTCACAGCACGGACCCTGAAGATAGCCTGTGGCTGGTAGATGATGTCAAGGACCTTCTCTGTCTCCACTGCCTGTGACTCCAGCGTCCTCCCCAGTGATGAGACGATCTCAGCATCGTGGACAAAGAAAGCCAGCGGCACAGGATCCTCCTGGAGGGCAATGGCAAAGGGCAACTCCTCCGTCAAAGGATAGGAGCCAGGGGTGCTCCCCAGTGTGCTGTGGCCAGGTGAAGCTTTTCTCTCCAGCCACGGTGTGGGTACCCCCACCATGCCCACCCAAAAAAGGCCTCTTTTATCCTCCAAGAGCAACTGCAAGATACTTAAAATAGTACTTTAAAATCCTTTATCTGCATCTCACAACAACCCCGGGAGGCAGGCATTCATATTCCCACTTGACAGATGAAAAAACTTGAGGCTCAGAGCAGCTAATTAACGCAACGTCCTATTGGTAACGACTAAtccagaaagaaaactgaagtccagaattaGGGTCAGTATACAGGATTATGCGGCGTTTTCTAAACTGCTACACCATGATGTACAATGTGTAAGAAGCATCCAAAACTCTGGCTGAAAACACAGACTCTGCCTTACCCCAGGGTCTGGTGTAGTAAACCTGGGGTGGGGTCtaggtattatatttttaagcccccagccccccacccccaccccccgccctacTATAATGATGAATGGCTCCACTGGTTTAGAAGACCACGGGTTTTGAATCTGACATTCGGGTTCTAATTCCCAATCTACCACCTACGACATAGCATCGTACAAATAATTTACTGCCTCTGGGCCACACTGTCAGATGGGGATATTAATGAGGAGCTGCGTCGCGGAATCTGACGATGTACCCGATGCGTTCAAAACGCGCGGTCTCTCTTCCCAGGTGGACCTCGCAGGTCGAAGCGTAAAGCGCTGTCACACGAAATACATCTCCTGACCGTCCCCCGACGTAGGTGGCACTGCCACGGACGCGCGCCAGGGTGGTTCTCCCAGTGTCGGCGAGCGCTGGGACCCCCGAACCCCAGACCTTGGGTCTCCCGGTCCCCTGCGGGCCGGCCCAGAGCAGGCCCTCCCGCcgaggggaggaaagagggaccGCCCGGGCCGCCGCTCACCTGGGCCAGCAGCGCGTTGCACACGAGCTGCAGCTTGTCCGGGGTGATGTCCACGGGCACGTCGAACGGGGAGCCCAGGAGCTGCCCGCCCTCATCCTGGAACTGCACCAGCAGCCGCTGCACGTCGCGCGCCGCCGCCTCGTCCTGTGCCTACAAGCGCCGCGGGTGTCAGCCACGCCGCTGGGCGGGAAGGCCCCCACTGCCGCTTCCCTCTGAGGTCGGGGACCCCGGGCCGGAGCGCCCCCGCTCCCACTCACGCACacccaccgccgccgccgccgccgccgccgccgccgccgccgccatccCGCGTTCGCACGTGGAGGAAATAGACTCAGGCGGGACGGAGCGCCGTCCCCGGGGTAGGGCGGTGCTGCAGCCCGCGACAGCGCCCTCTGGTGTGGCGGAGGGGACGTGTCACGCCGTGCCGGCCAGGCTTCGGCAGTGGGCGCACCTGGTACCTGCTTCCACAGCCCCACCTTGGACAGGTGGCTGTCACCCCGACCCAGTCCCTCCCAGTGCCGTGCAGGATACAAACAGCCTTTTGTCTCTGCAGAACAGGGATTTTTGCCCCACTTCATAGGTGGGGAAATCGAGGCTCTGAGCGGTTGACTTTCCCCCAAATCAGAGACCGGAAATGGCAGAAGACTAAATTGGGTTGGCTCTGGCAGCAGCGCCCCTGCATGGGTGGCTTAGGAAACTAGAGCCTGTTGGGTTGCAGGCaagaaattattattcttttttagatGGACCAAATCGATTCATAATTCTTGagtacaaaagcaaaaaatgtctGCAGTTTTCAACACTGCAAAGcaataacaataatgatgataACGAGAGCagtgtgtcaggcattgttccAAGCGTGTCACGCATATAACTCGTTAAAtccccaccttcctctccccacattacagatgaggaactgaagCGCAGACCCACTAACATGAGGGCTCTTACCAGAAACGTGGGGTCTTCCTTGGCAGGTCTCCCCACATCTGGACGGTCTCAAGCTTGGTCAGGCTGGCCTCCTTAACCTGTCCTGAATTtgttctctccatctccactatTACACTTTGGACTGAGTCACCGAGGTTGCCTACAAAACCCTCTTCACTTGCCTCTCTGTTTCCACTCTTGCCTCTTCCGATGTATTCTCCACACTGCCACTGGGGTGACGTTTTCCAACCAAAAATCTGGTCTGTCACTCTCCATCCTAAAACCCTACAATGTCTCCCATAATAAGCAGGGCAAAAGTCAAACTCCTTATGATGGCCCACTCAGCCTTACTTACCTCTCCagccactcctctctctctctctctctctctctctctctcaattttctctctctctttttaatgtttatttatttttgagagagagagagagagagagcacaagttggggagggacagagagagagggagacacagattctgaagcaggctccaggctctgagctgtcagcacagagtttgatgtggggcttgagctcatgaaccgcgagatcatgacctgagccgaagcctgatgcttaatcaactgagccactcagacaccccattCCTCTCTCTTTAAGATTAAATTCTTCTGGCTTTTGCTTAGTTCTTCCAAGGCATGACCCTTCTTACATCGGTGCCTTTGTACATGCAGACTTCTCTGCCTGGAACTTTGATGGGCAGTGTtgtgtccctcctccccaaattcatatgtggaagccctaacccccaaggtgactgtatttggagagggGGCCTATATGAGAgtaataaaggttaaatgaggtcatcagggtaGGGCCCTAGTctgataggactggtgtcctcagAAGGAAGAGATACCAGATattacctctctttctctctctcctcctttcccctctccccacatggAGAAGAAGCCACATGAAGACACAGTGGAAAGGTGgacatctacaagccaggaagagaagcctcaccagaaaccaatgttggtggcaccttgatcttaaacTTCTAGACTGtggaaaaatacatttcactTATTCAAGCCATCCcacctgagtttttttttttttaagtttatttatttattttgagagagagtgagagacagagagagtgcaagagtgggggaggagcaaaaagagagggagagagagaatcccaagcaggctccaccctcagtgctgagcctgatgcagggctcaatctcatgatctccagatcacgacctgagccaaaatcaagagtcagccctTAAggtactgggccacccaggcgcctcctgcctgaggtattttgttatagcagcctgagcagcTGAAGACAGGGACAATTCCTCATTCTTCAAGTCTTGCCTGAAATatacatgcattcattcaacaaatgtctcTGCCAAACATTGTTCTAGGAACtctacatatattaactcatttaatcattcaCTCAGGAAGCTTTCTCTGAAACAATGCCATGTTTCCCTATTATGTGTTTGCACAACATCCTGGTATTCTTTGTATTTAGGAATCACAGATCCATGGAattatttcatccatttattcatcgaATAtggttgagcacctactatgtacgcACTGTGATAGCCACATGAAATATGtaagtgaacaaaatagacacaaATCCTTGCCCTCATGAGTGGTCTCTGCTTTCACTGTCATTCACAGTTCCTGCTGCATAGTAGATGCTTACGAATTGACATGGAGTGAATTACTGAATCAGGAATTGAATCTAAGATTCCTAGGACCTAAAGTCAGAGAACCTCAGTTTTCTGCCAGTGGCAGGATCCTTTATCCCATTGCTTCATTACTACAAGAGCACTTGCCCCACAAAGGGGCCCAGGGTTTAGGACACCATGATGGCAGGGAATCCCTTcctccattcattccttcattcatttattcagtcaacaaaaCTGCAACAGACAAATATGCATCAGAGCTGGGCCTTGGGTCCAGCAGGACAGTAGAACTTGTCCACAGTCATAGCTGTGTGTCCAAGGATACCGATCAAAGAGCAGAATCTTCAGTGCGTTTCTCTGCCATGGTCAGGTAGGTTTGAAGatgtatggggggagggggcagaattGTGGTAAGTGAAGAAAAGCATCAACAGGAAgacaccattcattcattcactcattcattcaggaaGCCCGCATTGGGCACTCACTCTGCCAGCCTCTGTGCCAGGGTAAGTCAAACTGCAATGAGATGCTGTCTTTACCCTGTGGGAGGGAGCTCACAGCCTAGGCTTGGAGACACTGGGAGGTGAGAGAGTTCTGAGTCCAAGTAGGAACAGACTCAAATTTGTCTCAGGAACCCTCAGTCAGATGAGAAGAAACAAGTCCTGCCCCAGGGGAGAcctgttttgttcttccttcttgtcCCAGGAAGACCCTCTTTTGATGAGGGAGACTCAGCTGATCCCAGGAGAGGTCCCaggtagatgggggggggggtacggtCCTCGGGCTCAGGGAATTCCAGACTGACCTAGCTCTGACCAAGAAGAAGCCTATAGTCTAGTGGGGGACATTAAGAGCCCACCCTCTCTGTCTACTGGGAGGGGTAGGCTGAATGCATCCACTCCACACGGATGGGGGACACAGGAGAAGGCatgcaaaccaaaacaaagcaccCATTTCCACTAAACTTGAACTAGTAAGCCCCTCTGTCTTTCAGAAAAGGAGGGACATTTCAACAATGAgtactggaggggttggggagtTGTGGGCaagtggaagagagggaggaactCTCCTCCTTCCAGAAGGGCATTTCTGGAAGTCTCCAGTTGGTCCTGGACCTGGGCAGCTGCTCTAAGTCTGCCAGCCCCTCAGCTGTCACTCTGCTCCCAAAATAGCAGTgattgggggaagggagaggagattgTTTATCTGGgatggagggggagaaggggcattatagctgtgtctccctcccttctggatctttctctgctctttgtgGTATGAATGCCCGAGTCCAGGACTGCCCCTGAGTAGGACGCTGGGGCATAGGTTAGTCAGCACTTCCAGGTGACTAATGACTATCCactctggggaggaggaaggcccTGAGTATCAATGACAGACTCCAGGGACACCTGACCCTGTGGCCAAATATGGTCTGGAGCTACTGGCAGGGGCGATAAAACctcttgggtgggggagggaggcagattAAGGCTTGGTGGCCAGGGGGTGGCTCACAAGGGAGCTCAGCCGAACAGCATCACAGGAGGACAGACCAGGAGCACCGTCCTCTGAGAAAGTGAGCCCGTGTGGAGAGTTCCTCAGAccggggagggagaagagggactGAGAAGAACTTTCAAGGCTTGCAGTGAGAATTCAGGCCTCCGGCGTGGTGGCTTCACCCGCCcagctgggagggaaggagagggaggcacaggggcTCTAAGATTCCTTCAGCCATGCTATTCTGCAAGCAGGTGCTATCATGTCCTTCTGAGCAATGGATTTGGGGGTGATAGGCATGGGTCCTTTCCAGGCAGAACCCTCACCTTCCATCCCAGTAGAAGGAGGCCCTGGAGCTCCAGACCTCAGGCCAGGAGTCTGGAGTGGGGGACTGGCCAGACTGAGCTGCTCCTGTCCTGACAGATGGCAGAGGCAGAAGCAGCGCAGCTGAAGGAGGAAGGGAACCGGCATTTCCAGCTCCAGGACTATAAGGCTGCAACAAAGAGCTACAGCCAGGCCCTGAAGCTGACCAAGGACAAGGCCCTGCTGGCCACGCTCTATCGGAATCGGGCAGCCTGTGGCCTGAAAATGgtctggagggggcagggcgggaggCTGAGGGCCAGCACCCAGAGGCAGGGGTGAAGGCAGCCCCCCATCTTGCTGGGTATCAGACCCTTAAGCCCCCTTGTCCCAGCCCTTTCTGCTGGAGCCCTCAGGGCAGAGAAGGGCACCTCCCACTGCTTTCCTGGGCCCACTGCCTGACCCACTCCTCTGGGAGACAGAAATTCCTCCAGTTGGGAATCAGCCTAATGGGAACTGGCATCACGCCAGGGGCTTTTTCCATGTTATTTCGCAGCATCTTACTAACAGCCCCGTGAGTCAGCTGCTGTTGTCGTGCCCATATAGCAGATAAAACAAACTCAGGGCTCGGGGGGCTTAGTAACTCACCAAGATCTCCCAGGTCATTAGTAgcagagcctggattcaaacccaagtttgCCTAATGTCAGAGCTCATCTGCTCTCCCATGCCCAGCCGGGGGTCCGCCCTTGGTTCCCTGACAGCCAGCAGCTCCCCAGCAAACCCTGTCTGGTTGTCTCTGCTTTGGGCCTGCATTAACCCCTGCTGCTTCCCCTTCTCCATTTCTCAGGAAAGCTATGTTCAGGCGGCGTCAGATGCCTCAAGAGGTGAGTTCCCTTTCCCCAACCActcccccatccccaaccccAGCATCCCTGTTTTGTCTAAGAGGCTCATTGTCAATCGAAGAAATGACAGATTGTGGAAACACCATCCTAGGCATTGTAGGCAGGGCTTCGGATGTCCAGAGAAGCCATCCCTAAATTGCATTTTTGCAACTCgaattatatattaaatcataggttgagggaaattaaaatttttttttcaaaaaaaattttttaatgtttggttttgagagagagagtcagagcgtgagtggtggaggggcagagagagagggagacacagaatccaaagcaggctccaggctccgagccatcagcacagagcccgacgcagggcttggactcctggaccgcaagatcatgacctgagctaaagtcggacgttcagccgactgagccacccaggcgcctcttaaattttttttaatgtttatttatttttgagagagagagaaaaatagagagagagagagagagagagagaagtgcaaaccaggaggggcagagagggcagacagaatcttaagtgggctcaaacccatgaactgtgagatcatgacctgagccaaagttggatgcctaactgactgagccacccaggtgccccttgggagATTCTTTCATTAAAAGATGTTTCCAGAAATCCTCGTGTCTTGGTAATGACACACCCTCTGTTGTAAATTAGGGTATGCTCATCCTGGGGCTCCCCAGTGGTTCTGGGCATCAGCCCACTGCACTCTGTGGGATCAGGCTTcctgagaggaggagggaggcagtaGCCCATTGCACAGAGACTAGGGAgagatgaacattaaaacaaagcaaaccttTAAATGTAACTAATTTCAACTTGCGCTTAAGTCAATGTTGACTTAAGCCCATTGTCAAAATGGGAAGTCTTTTCTTAGCTGCAAGTGTTGGGTTTTGATCTGGGCACCATTCTTTtaggagaaacagagacagtgtgaagtGAGCTCAGAAGGAAGGGAACCAGCTGGAGATGGGCCTGGAAATACACCCTGTGAAGAGCAGTTGAGGGACGTGGCAATATTTAGCCCAGAGAAAGCAATTCCCAGGTGGGATGGAGAGCTGCCTTCAAACACCTAAAAGGCTGTCACAAGGAAGAAGGATCGGATTTCATCTCAGGGGTTCCAGGGCTGAACTTAGGATAAAAGGGCAAAGTTACAGGGAGATATATTTCAGGTCTGAAGAGGGGAGGGCTTTCTTGATGGAGCTGCCTGGCTGCCTTGAGAAGGAGGGAGCTCCCCATTGCTGGAGGTATGCAAGTATCCATTGGATGAGTGCTTGGCTGGGATCATGATGTAGCAGAGACTGAAATATCAAGAGCTAGACGCGATGACCCTTAACCTCCCTTGAGACTATGATTCTTACTGCCTTCCTCACAAAGAGGGAGCCTGGGGCCAGATAGTCCACATGGGT
It encodes:
- the NLE1 gene encoding notchless protein homolog 1, whose product is MAALRYLASGSGDTTVRFWDLSTETPHFTCQGHRHWVLSISWSPDGKKLASGCKNGQILLWDPSTGKQVGRPLAGHSKWITGLSWEPLHVNPECRYVASSSKDGSVRVWDTTVGRCERILTGHTQSVTCLRWGGDGLLYSASQDRTIKVWRAHDGVLCRTLQGHGHWVNTMALSTDYALRTGAFEPAEASVNAQDLRGSLQELKERALSRYSLVRGQGPERLVSGSDDFTLFLWSPAEDKKPLARMTGHQALINQVLFSPDSRVIASASFDKSIKLWDGRTGRYLASLRGHVAAVYQIAWSADSRLLVSGSSDSTLKVWDVKGQKLAADLPGHADEVYAVDWSPDGQRVASGGKDKCLRIWRR